Proteins from one Nymphalis io chromosome 23, ilAglIoxx1.1, whole genome shotgun sequence genomic window:
- the LOC126777541 gene encoding zinc finger protein 334-like: MMENYEETYNSICRICLNYGNKQNMVSLIDNKTNDGISCHGKAVLSFTNISIDKQDNLPSLMCKKCLYLLKQAIYFKLICESSDRCLRKFVNIVGDNIERMKEKVVEYTMLRFYLPNEQLYSLNKTNKNNKRKKCDLNSITNEIIDLSENKLNDETQIAGDCYDDQSDIEKGKEDEDEILDNMEKLFNTNMFTSQQKKTKPFKRKHLKIKRKLVKRQKMLAMQKAVEQRKNMKLICKVCNKVLANQHTYEHHMQRHNGCRYICEHCGKGFPVRTELQIHQVSRHGTGPYLQCSHCPFKAPRKFDLIEHERLHSGERPYTCEKCGLTFRRRGIWRKHLIYHTEKKIQCPHCPRKFFQRSEMLAHANNIHDRVYVYLCNKCGATYAKTATVRRHMSERHGIPREMQGKIIRVNKGIGYHQEQ, encoded by the exons atgatGGAAAACTATGAGGAAACGTATAATTCGATTTGCCGCATATGTTTGAATTAcggaaacaaacaaaatatggtgtcattaattgataataaaacaaatgatggCATTAGTTGCCATGGCAAAGCCGTTCTAAGTTTTACAAACATTTCAATTGATAAACAAGATAATTTACCATCGTTaatgtgtaaaaaatgtttatatttgctAAAACAagctatttactttaaattaatatgcgAGTCAAGTGATAGATGCTTAcgaaaatttgttaatattgtgGGTGACAATATCGAAAGAATGAAAGAAAAAGTCGTTGAATACACAATGTTAAGGTTTTATTTACCGAACGAACAATTATATTCTttgaataaaaccaataaaaataataaaagaaaaaaatgtgacCTCAATTCTATTACAAACgaaattattgatttgtcagaaaataaattgaatgacGAAACTCAAATCGCTGGAGATTGTTATGATGATCAATCTGATATAGAAAAAGGCAAAGAAGATGAAGATGAAATATTAGACAATATGGAAAAActgtttaatacaaatatgtttacTAGTCAGCAAAAAAAAACCAAGCCATTCaagagaaaacatttaaaaataaaaagaaaacttgtTAAAAGGCAAAAAATGTTAGCAATGCAAAAAGCAGTAGAACAAAGAAAAAACATGAAATTGATTTGTAAAGTATGTAACAAAGTTCTCGCAAACCAACACACATATGAACATCATATGCAAAGACACAATGGCTGcag atacATCTGTGAGCACTGTGGCAAAGGATTTCCAGTTCGAACCGAACTTCAAATTCACCAAGTATCCCGTCATGGAACAGGACCATACTTACAATGCTCGCACTGTCCTTTCAAAGCACCTAGAAAATTCGATTTGATTGAACACGAGAGGCTGCACTCCGGGGAACGGCCTTACACGTGCGAAAAGTGTGGCCTTACTTTTAGACGACGTGGAATATGGAGAAAGCATTTGATTTACcacacagaaaaaaaaattcaatgccCACATTGCCCAAGAAAATTCTTCCAAAGAAGTGAAATGTTAGCGCATGCTAATAATATTCACGATAGGGTATATGTGTATTTGTGTAATAAATGCGGTGCTACTTACGCTAAGACGGCGACTGTGAGACGGCACATGTCTGAACGCCATGGAATTCCAAGAGAAATGCAGGGGAAAATTATAAGGGTCAATAAAGGGATTGGTTATCATCAAGAACAGTAA